In Anaerolineae bacterium, the following are encoded in one genomic region:
- a CDS encoding class I SAM-dependent methyltransferase — protein sequence MIIWFTIALVTILIIGLILYWQLILAEGAYLGAPLVALLYDWTAERYNKIKDFNREMEAFCLGRPLANRLCHQPEAMVLDVATGTGRVPLALFDQPLYQGKVIGLDRASKMLNVARRDTATDRSRITLIQADAMALPFADNSFPLVTCLEALEFLPNPQKGLAELIRVLQPASKINPAQGWLLVTHRIGWEVRLMPGKTWRAKTLVTILKSFPLQHLDIRPWEDIYNLVWAQKVEH from the coding sequence ATGATAATCTGGTTCACTATTGCCTTAGTTACTATTTTAATCATTGGTTTAATTCTTTACTGGCAGCTTATTCTGGCTGAAGGGGCTTACCTGGGTGCGCCGCTGGTGGCCCTGCTATATGATTGGACGGCAGAACGTTACAACAAGATCAAAGATTTTAATAGGGAAATGGAAGCCTTTTGCCTGGGTCGGCCGCTGGCCAACCGGCTCTGCCACCAACCCGAAGCAATGGTTTTAGATGTAGCCACCGGCACGGGGCGCGTCCCGCTGGCCCTGTTCGATCAACCTTTGTACCAGGGCAAGGTGATTGGTTTAGACCGCGCTTCTAAAATGCTGAACGTGGCCCGGCGCGACACAGCCACTGACCGATCCAGGATAACCCTCATCCAGGCCGATGCAATGGCCTTGCCCTTTGCCGATAACAGTTTCCCCCTGGTCACCTGCCTGGAGGCGCTGGAATTTTTACCCAACCCCCAAAAAGGCCTGGCCGAGTTGATTCGCGTTTTGCAGCCGGCCTCAAAAATAAATCCCGCTCAAGGCTGGCTACTGGTCACTCACCGCATTGGCTGGGAGGTCCGCCTGATGCCGGGTAAAACATGGCGCGCCAAAACGCTCGTCACCATTTTAAAAAGCTTCCCCTTGCAACATCTTGACATCCGGCCCTGGGAAGATATTTACAACCTGGTTTGGGCGCAAAAGGTTGAACATTGA
- a CDS encoding ABC transporter ATP-binding protein gives MTKTSYAVEMNDIVVRFPGVLANDHVNFTLKQGEIHALLGENGAGKSTLMNVLAGLYKPASGAIKIYGEPVNFNSPKAAIAQGIGMIHQHFMLVPTQTVTENILLGLDDPKFFMNLKVYDQKILELQKQFGLRVDPTAKIWHLSVGEQQRVEILKVLYRGANILIMDEPTAVLAPQEIDELMNTMRSMVKQGKSIVFISHKLHEVTAVADRITVLRKGRVTAEGRNMEGVTREELAQLMVGRNVVFVVHKKPQEPGEVVLAVNNVQANNNKGVPALRGLSLEVRSGEILGIAGVAGNGQTELAEVITGLRPCSGSIKINEQEVSNQPPLTSIERKVSYVPADRTGVGSAPNLSITDNTIMKNYRREPIGNGWSINFTNARTQARELKNKYNILAPSVQTVARNLSGGNLQKVILAREISAQPQLMVAVQPTRGLDVGAIEAIQNLLLEQREAGTAILLISEELEELLALSDRIAVIFDGKIMGTMPADEADIKEIGLMMTGTEVVKAGEN, from the coding sequence ATGACCAAAACAAGCTATGCCGTTGAGATGAACGACATTGTGGTCCGCTTCCCTGGCGTGTTGGCCAACGACCACGTAAACTTCACTCTAAAGCAAGGAGAAATCCACGCCTTGCTGGGCGAAAATGGGGCGGGGAAAAGCACGCTGATGAACGTGTTGGCCGGTCTTTATAAACCCGCCTCCGGCGCAATAAAAATCTACGGCGAACCGGTCAACTTCAACTCCCCCAAAGCGGCCATAGCCCAGGGAATTGGCATGATTCACCAGCACTTTATGCTGGTGCCCACCCAAACCGTCACCGAAAACATTCTCCTGGGATTAGATGACCCTAAATTTTTCATGAACTTAAAAGTGTACGATCAGAAGATTTTAGAGTTGCAAAAGCAATTTGGCCTGCGCGTTGACCCCACGGCCAAAATCTGGCATCTTTCTGTAGGGGAGCAGCAGCGCGTTGAGATTTTGAAAGTGCTCTACCGGGGGGCAAATATTTTGATTATGGACGAGCCGACAGCCGTATTGGCTCCGCAAGAAATAGACGAGTTAATGAACACTATGCGCTCAATGGTGAAACAGGGTAAATCCATTGTTTTCATCAGCCATAAACTCCATGAAGTCACCGCTGTGGCCGACCGGATCACCGTGTTGCGCAAAGGCAGAGTTACCGCCGAGGGTCGGAATATGGAAGGAGTCACCAGAGAAGAGCTGGCTCAATTGATGGTGGGGCGTAATGTAGTGTTTGTGGTACACAAAAAACCCCAAGAACCGGGCGAGGTGGTGCTGGCAGTAAACAACGTTCAGGCTAATAATAACAAGGGCGTGCCCGCCCTCCGGGGATTGTCCCTGGAAGTTCGCAGCGGTGAGATTTTGGGCATTGCCGGAGTGGCCGGCAATGGGCAAACAGAATTGGCCGAAGTGATTACCGGCTTGCGGCCATGTTCCGGCAGCATTAAAATTAATGAGCAGGAAGTCAGCAACCAACCCCCGCTTACTTCTATTGAGCGTAAAGTATCTTACGTACCGGCGGACCGCACCGGCGTTGGCAGCGCCCCTAATTTAAGCATTACCGATAATACGATTATGAAGAATTATCGCCGCGAACCTATTGGCAATGGTTGGAGCATAAACTTTACCAATGCCCGGACCCAGGCCCGGGAATTAAAAAATAAATACAACATTTTGGCGCCCAGTGTCCAAACAGTGGCCCGTAATCTCTCAGGCGGCAATTTGCAAAAGGTCATTCTGGCCCGGGAAATTTCGGCCCAACCTCAATTAATGGTGGCCGTGCAGCCAACCCGTGGTTTAGACGTTGGCGCAATTGAAGCAATTCAAAATTTATTATTAGAGCAACGTGAGGCCGGTACCGCCATTTTACTTATCTCGGAAGAATTGGAAGAGCTACTGGCTTTAAGCGACCGCATTGCGGTTATTTTTGACGGCAAAATCATGGGCACAATGCCCGCCGATGAAGCTGACATCAAGGAAATTGGCTTGATGATGACCGGCACCGAGGTAGTGAAGGCAGGTGAAAATTGA
- the ade gene encoding adenine deaminase — translation MELAQLIRIARGDEPADLILKNCKVINLFTGEIIDTHIAIAHSRIVGLGDYEAQQTVDLGGRYVAPGLIDSHVHIESAMVPPPEFARAVVPRGTTTVVTDPHEIANVLGLEGIRFMLEMAKHNPLSVYVNAPSCVPSTHMETTGASLEWYDLEPLQREPYVIGLAEVMNFPGVVAGEESVLNKIRSFKGVVKDGHCPGLSGKGLMAYVNASIGSDHECTTGEEVLEKLRLGMYIFFREATNARNLKSLLPYVTPENAHRICFCTDDRQPADLLEEGHIDFMLRTAIAEGIPPLTAFRMATLNPSEYFHLHDRGAIAPGRRADLMIFSNLQAPTAELVYRGGKLVAKDGQMLPWEREVRHSILRSSMNVDWSKVNFNIPANGSQVRIIGAIPNQILTNHIIEEAPQTNGKIITDTNRDILKMAVIERHLATGNVGKGLVRGIGLKRGAIASTVAHDHHNIVVIGADDQSMLTAAHAVANTRGGMAAVEGDTVLCQLPLPIAGLMSDQPIERVRDRMGQLLRAAHQLGSPLHDPFMAMSFLALPVIPSLKLTDHGLVDVDRFQLVSLFV, via the coding sequence ATGGAACTGGCCCAACTGATCAGAATCGCGCGCGGCGACGAGCCGGCCGACCTGATTTTAAAAAACTGTAAAGTCATAAATCTTTTTACCGGGGAAATCATTGACACCCACATTGCCATTGCCCACTCCCGCATAGTGGGGCTGGGCGATTACGAGGCTCAACAAACGGTTGACCTGGGGGGACGCTATGTAGCCCCTGGGCTGATTGATAGTCACGTGCATATTGAGAGCGCCATGGTTCCGCCTCCCGAATTTGCCCGAGCCGTAGTGCCCCGGGGCACCACTACCGTCGTTACCGATCCTCACGAAATTGCCAATGTGCTGGGACTGGAAGGCATTCGCTTTATGTTAGAAATGGCCAAACACAACCCCCTCAGCGTGTACGTCAATGCCCCCAGTTGCGTGCCCAGCACCCACATGGAAACTACCGGCGCGTCGCTGGAGTGGTACGATCTGGAGCCATTGCAACGCGAACCTTATGTTATTGGCCTGGCCGAAGTGATGAACTTTCCCGGCGTGGTAGCTGGCGAAGAAAGCGTACTCAATAAAATTCGCTCGTTCAAAGGGGTGGTTAAAGATGGCCACTGTCCCGGTTTGAGCGGTAAAGGCCTCATGGCTTATGTGAACGCCAGCATCGGCAGTGACCACGAATGTACCACGGGTGAAGAAGTGTTGGAGAAACTGCGTTTGGGCATGTATATTTTTTTCCGCGAGGCCACCAATGCCCGTAATCTCAAATCGCTTCTGCCTTATGTAACGCCTGAAAACGCCCATCGCATTTGCTTTTGCACCGACGACCGCCAACCGGCCGACCTGCTGGAAGAAGGTCACATAGACTTTATGCTGCGCACGGCCATTGCCGAAGGCATTCCTCCCCTGACCGCTTTCCGCATGGCCACGCTCAACCCCTCCGAATATTTCCACCTGCACGACCGGGGGGCTATTGCGCCCGGTCGCCGGGCCGATTTGATGATATTTTCCAACTTGCAAGCCCCAACGGCAGAGTTGGTTTATCGCGGCGGCAAACTGGTGGCCAAAGACGGCCAAATGCTACCCTGGGAACGCGAAGTGCGGCACAGTATTCTACGCAGCTCAATGAACGTAGATTGGAGCAAGGTTAATTTCAACATTCCGGCCAACGGCAGCCAAGTGCGCATCATTGGCGCCATCCCCAACCAAATACTCACCAACCACATTATTGAAGAAGCGCCTCAAACAAACGGCAAAATTATCACCGATACTAACCGCGACATCCTCAAAATGGCCGTTATTGAGCGTCACTTGGCCACCGGCAACGTGGGCAAAGGCTTGGTGCGCGGCATCGGCCTCAAACGTGGCGCCATTGCCAGCACGGTAGCTCATGATCACCATAATATCGTGGTTATCGGCGCCGACGACCAAAGCATGCTTACGGCTGCCCACGCTGTAGCCAATACCCGGGGCGGCATGGCTGCCGTTGAGGGCGATACCGTTTTGTGTCAACTCCCTTTACCCATCGCCGGGCTGATGAGCGATCAACCCATTGAGCGAGTGCGTGACCGGATGGGCCAGTTGCTCAGGGCCGCCCACCAACTCGGCTCGCCGTTGCACGATCCCTTCATGGCCATGAGTTTCCTGGCCTTGCCGGTCATTCCCTCCCTCAAACTAACCGATCACGGTTTGGTGGATGTTGACCGATTTCAACTGGTTTCGCTCTTTGTCTGA
- a CDS encoding BMP family ABC transporter substrate-binding protein gives MKRFVWLGLLIVVLVLIAACAATPAPEQPAAEEPAAEEAAPQEGAEEAVTEAEGGKYQIPSIEEGKYNVAFVYVGPHDDGGWSQAHDVGRMYVEENLDNVHTAYVENVAEGADSEQVTRSLARKGFDVIFTTSFGFMDASEIVAEEFPDVDIIHISGFKSNEANFGNLMGAMEDMKYLAGMLAGSRAKVDGNPKLGYIATFPIPEELRLGNAFALGVQKTCPECTIDVRWIYTWHDPILEKEAAASLFDGGAQIVMTGADTPAPAEAAPEGKWGITYDYYGNCTVDACLTSMYWNWGPIYADIVEKSRAGTWKGGWEYFDADSGGLGLYGFMEGETPQPGVEGLPEEDLALIRETLDKMLKGEFNRFDVFSGPIKDNQGNVVLAEGEKLEQLDLDGFSQFGSECKTCMYWWNENITAELPELE, from the coding sequence ATGAAACGCTTTGTTTGGCTGGGATTGTTAATTGTAGTTCTGGTTTTAATAGCAGCGTGTGCCGCTACGCCGGCGCCTGAACAGCCGGCGGCGGAAGAACCGGCGGCGGAAGAAGCAGCCCCCCAAGAAGGCGCCGAAGAGGCCGTCACCGAAGCCGAAGGTGGAAAATATCAGATACCTTCGATTGAAGAAGGCAAATATAACGTCGCCTTTGTTTACGTTGGCCCTCACGACGACGGCGGCTGGAGTCAAGCCCACGACGTTGGCCGGATGTATGTTGAAGAAAACCTTGACAACGTCCACACCGCTTACGTTGAAAACGTAGCTGAAGGGGCCGACTCTGAGCAGGTTACTCGCTCGCTGGCCAGAAAAGGCTTTGACGTGATCTTCACCACTTCCTTTGGTTTTATGGACGCCTCGGAGATTGTGGCCGAAGAGTTCCCGGATGTGGATATCATTCACATTAGTGGCTTCAAGTCTAACGAAGCCAACTTTGGGAACCTGATGGGCGCGATGGAAGATATGAAATACCTGGCCGGCATGCTGGCCGGTTCACGGGCCAAAGTTGACGGCAACCCCAAATTGGGTTACATTGCTACATTCCCCATTCCTGAAGAGCTGCGCCTGGGCAACGCCTTTGCCCTGGGTGTACAAAAAACCTGTCCCGAATGTACAATTGATGTTCGCTGGATTTACACCTGGCACGATCCCATTCTGGAAAAAGAAGCCGCAGCTTCGCTCTTTGATGGCGGGGCCCAAATAGTGATGACCGGTGCCGACACCCCTGCGCCTGCCGAAGCCGCTCCCGAGGGTAAATGGGGCATCACCTACGACTACTACGGAAACTGCACCGTTGATGCCTGCCTCACTTCTATGTATTGGAACTGGGGCCCAATTTACGCCGACATCGTTGAAAAGTCTCGCGCAGGCACCTGGAAAGGTGGCTGGGAATATTTTGACGCCGACAGCGGCGGTCTGGGTCTGTATGGCTTTATGGAAGGCGAAACACCCCAGCCGGGCGTAGAGGGTTTGCCAGAAGAAGACCTGGCTCTCATTCGCGAAACCCTGGACAAAATGCTCAAGGGCGAATTTAATCGCTTTGACGTTTTCTCCGGCCCCATCAAAGACAATCAGGGCAATGTGGTTCTGGCCGAAGGCGAAAAGCTTGAGCAATTAGACCTGGATGGCTTTTCCCAATTTGGCAGCGAATGTAAAACCTGCATGTACTGGTGGAATGAAAACATTACCGCCGAACTGCCTGAGTTAGAGTAA